One region of Streptomyces leeuwenhoekii genomic DNA includes:
- the tpg gene encoding telomere-protecting terminal protein Tpg, producing MSLFGDGLDAAVQKAFTRPAPKSAGAQMRYLVKQLKGTKAVAQMLRVSQRTVERYVKNQIKKPRPDLAARLEREVKKRWQPQIRAKARQKAATTGGIVIDTRARLGYTAPIGSTDQDRIRHLTVALPPQYAARLFDAQEAGATDQQLQQIAAEALKEVYFQDGGRRAGSLEEVRFTDIEHLEFDL from the coding sequence ATGAGCCTGTTCGGGGACGGCCTGGACGCCGCGGTGCAGAAGGCGTTCACCCGCCCGGCGCCCAAGAGCGCGGGCGCGCAGATGCGGTACCTGGTCAAGCAGCTCAAAGGTACAAAGGCGGTCGCCCAGATGCTGCGGGTCTCCCAGCGCACCGTCGAACGGTACGTGAAGAACCAGATCAAAAAGCCCCGCCCCGACCTCGCCGCGCGCCTGGAGCGCGAGGTCAAGAAGCGGTGGCAGCCGCAGATCCGGGCCAAGGCCCGGCAGAAGGCGGCCACCACCGGCGGCATCGTCATCGACACCCGCGCCCGCCTCGGCTACACCGCGCCGATCGGGTCGACGGACCAGGACCGCATCCGGCACCTGACGGTCGCCCTGCCTCCGCAGTACGCCGCCCGCCTCTTCGACGCGCAGGAGGCCGGCGCCACCGACCAGCAGCTCCAGCAGATCGCGGCCGAAGCGCTCAAGGAGGTCTACTTCCAGGACGGCGGCCGCCGCGCCGGCTCCCTGGAGGAGGTGCGCTTCACGGACATCGAGCACCTCGAGTTCGACCTGTAG
- a CDS encoding zeta toxin family protein, translated as MVVAGQPGAGKTEIADLVQVALARRGGAVRVCRDLYKAAHRRYRRLLAADVRTAGVAVRPDTGRWQAAIEDHVRVHGYDAVIESALADIEEFRASSAAYREAGARLEGRWRRRRH; from the coding sequence GTGGTTGTCGCCGGGCAACCGGGCGCAGGGAAGACCGAGATCGCCGATCTCGTTCAGGTGGCTCTGGCCCGCCGGGGCGGCGCCGTGCGGGTCTGCCGCGACCTGTACAAGGCGGCGCACCGGCGCTACCGCCGACTCCTGGCAGCCGACGTGCGGACCGCCGGGGTCGCAGTCCGCCCGGACACGGGCCGCTGGCAGGCCGCGATCGAGGATCACGTCCGCGTGCACGGGTACGACGCCGTGATCGAGTCCGCGCTCGCCGACATCGAGGAGTTCCGTGCGTCCTCGGCCGCGTACCGGGAGGCCGGCGCCCGCCTGGAGGGGCGGTGGCGACGGCGGAGGCACTGA
- the mtnA gene encoding S-methyl-5-thioribose-1-phosphate isomerase yields the protein MERSVAWEDDTIVTVDQRALPHAYRPLRLTTVDGLIDAITSLAIRGAPAIGVAGALGVAMSAIRHTSDGVVDAASVHADAARIAAARPTAVNLARGVGRALSRLADGPQSVLFEAEAMLREDEEINRTAARRAADLVKLLCPQRPLRVLTHCNTGRLATTAWGTALGAVRALSAEGLIEEVLVDETRPLLQGARLTTWELAEADIPHRLCVDSAGPAALDNAMVDCVLVGADRIAGNGDVANKVGTYSLAAAAARAGVPFVVVAPESTLDPSTATGRDIAIEERPADEVTHYAGRPVAPAGTPVFNPAFDITPHSLVTAVVTERAVMPGGRPTPSQEVAHEYSAGRSDPAVLSRRVLERCREIPDFPRAGVAFQDLGEVYRDHTLLGDIATGVQDRFRGRCDLVLALEARGFPLGAIVAQRLGTALVLGRKPGKLPGAVLSVDYGLEYGSDSLEVQEDAVPPGARVLVVDDVLATGGTLDAAIRLVEACGAEVCGLAVITELAELGGRARLRGHELFAASLVGVPHPATVQLPAPSNA from the coding sequence ATGGAGCGTTCCGTGGCCTGGGAAGACGACACCATCGTCACCGTCGACCAGCGCGCCCTTCCCCACGCGTACCGGCCGCTGCGACTCACCACCGTCGACGGTCTGATCGACGCCATCACCAGCCTTGCCATACGCGGAGCCCCCGCCATCGGAGTCGCCGGCGCCCTGGGCGTCGCCATGTCGGCCATACGGCACACCAGCGACGGAGTCGTCGACGCGGCCTCCGTGCACGCGGACGCGGCGCGCATCGCGGCGGCCCGGCCCACCGCCGTCAACCTCGCCCGAGGAGTCGGCCGAGCTCTGTCCAGGCTCGCGGACGGCCCCCAATCCGTCCTCTTCGAGGCCGAGGCCATGCTGCGGGAGGACGAGGAGATCAACCGGACGGCGGCCCGCCGCGCTGCAGATCTGGTGAAACTCCTCTGCCCGCAGCGGCCGTTGCGGGTGCTCACCCACTGCAACACCGGGCGCCTGGCCACGACGGCATGGGGGACGGCGCTGGGCGCCGTCCGCGCGCTGTCCGCAGAAGGACTGATCGAGGAAGTGCTGGTCGACGAGACCCGCCCGCTGCTCCAAGGCGCTCGTCTGACCACGTGGGAACTGGCCGAGGCCGACATCCCGCACCGCCTCTGCGTCGACTCCGCGGGCCCCGCCGCTCTCGACAACGCGATGGTGGACTGTGTGCTGGTCGGCGCCGACCGGATAGCCGGCAACGGGGACGTCGCCAACAAGGTCGGTACCTACTCCCTCGCCGCTGCGGCGGCGAGGGCCGGCGTCCCGTTCGTGGTCGTGGCCCCCGAATCGACGCTGGATCCCTCGACCGCCACCGGCCGGGACATCGCCATCGAGGAACGCCCCGCCGACGAGGTCACCCACTACGCGGGCCGGCCGGTCGCCCCGGCGGGCACCCCGGTGTTCAACCCCGCCTTCGACATCACACCGCACAGCCTGGTCACCGCCGTGGTCACCGAGCGGGCGGTCATGCCAGGAGGGCGGCCGACCCCTTCACAAGAGGTGGCGCACGAGTACTCCGCGGGCAGGTCCGACCCCGCGGTCCTGTCCCGGCGCGTGCTCGAACGGTGCCGCGAGATACCGGACTTCCCCAGGGCCGGGGTGGCCTTCCAGGACCTGGGAGAGGTCTACCGGGACCACACGCTGCTCGGCGACATCGCCACAGGCGTGCAGGACCGGTTCCGAGGACGCTGTGACCTCGTCCTCGCACTGGAGGCCCGGGGATTCCCGCTCGGCGCAATCGTCGCACAGCGGCTGGGGACCGCGCTGGTGCTCGGCCGCAAGCCCGGGAAACTGCCCGGTGCCGTCCTCTCGGTGGACTACGGCCTCGAGTACGGATCCGACTCGCTCGAGGTGCAGGAGGACGCCGTACCACCGGGGGCGCGCGTACTCGTCGTGGACGACGTCCTCGCCACCGGCGGAACACTGGACGCCGCAATCCGTCTGGTCGAGGCCTGCGGGGCGGAAGTCTGCGGCCTCGCGGTGATCACCGAGCTGGCAGAGCTGGGCGGCCGCGCACGCCTGCGCGGACACGAACTCTTCGCAGCGAGCCTGGTGGGCGTCCCACACCCCGCCACCGTCCAGCTCCCCGCCCCATCGAACGCCTGA
- the mtnB gene encoding methylthioribulose 1-phosphate dehydratase, whose translation MASPGDATIWLRRAREDIGSVCRTLYQRGWMEGTSGNVSVSDGSVAVISASGRAKGRMTARDTVALRLADGSPLPGESERPSAETSIHLAVYRAIGATAAVIHAHSPYATALSARHERHGGTGSVLLERWELAKGLGMREPDLVALPVFLNRSDVPRIAQEVTEHLERADVRTPPALLIARHGLTVWGRDVDQAQNRLECVEALCRLALLTDANERGEQYGESA comes from the coding sequence ATGGCTTCCCCCGGCGATGCCACCATCTGGCTCCGACGGGCCCGCGAGGACATCGGCTCGGTCTGCCGCACGCTCTACCAGCGCGGATGGATGGAAGGCACATCCGGCAACGTCTCGGTGTCCGACGGCAGCGTTGCGGTGATCTCCGCCAGCGGACGCGCCAAGGGCAGGATGACCGCGCGGGACACGGTGGCGCTCCGACTCGCCGACGGCTCACCGCTGCCCGGGGAAAGCGAGCGGCCCTCGGCCGAGACCTCCATCCACCTCGCCGTGTACCGGGCCATCGGCGCAACAGCGGCCGTCATCCACGCCCACTCGCCCTACGCGACCGCGCTCTCCGCACGCCATGAGCGGCATGGAGGGACCGGCAGCGTGCTCCTCGAGAGGTGGGAGCTGGCCAAGGGCCTGGGTATGCGCGAGCCCGACCTGGTGGCCCTGCCCGTGTTCCTCAACCGTTCCGACGTCCCGCGCATCGCCCAGGAGGTGACCGAGCACTTGGAGCGAGCCGACGTCCGGACACCTCCCGCACTCCTCATCGCCCGGCACGGCCTCACCGTCTGGGGCAGGGATGTCGACCAGGCGCAGAACCGGCTGGAATGCGTCGAAGCCCTCTGCCGGCTCGCCCTGCTGACGGACGCAAACGAACGCGGCGAACAGTACGGAGAGTCCGCATGA
- a CDS encoding eCIS core domain-containing protein — protein sequence MHAHDPKRRSESERRDHGRSTAQRQSAPPDPRSLAALQRSIGNAAVVRLLGRQLEPEEAPVQRSTVHQVLRSPGRPLADGVRTEMEARLGADFSSVRLHDGPAAARSAAEMSARAYTSGEHVVIGHGGGDKHTLAHELTHVIQQRSGPVSGTDHGDGLSVSDPGDRFERAAEANAVRALSGPVPEAAVQRAAAHSPSAAPELPVQRAFAGAPYVNYGGVNGNGVGTTMHAELWPGQLGKGSAPQEQPSWWPKGGATGTWFQNFMVQGHLLNHNVGGPGVMKNMTPITASANSAHHAKVEKSVKDEVLNKGHVVEYDVKADYSTHPAAKDFKTGDANVDADIDANYAAKLAGKIHAEYTIYDTNGNELRGDAWEIENNRLKN from the coding sequence GTGCACGCGCATGACCCGAAACGGCGGAGCGAGTCCGAGCGCCGCGACCACGGCCGATCGACCGCACAGCGGCAGTCCGCGCCGCCGGACCCCCGCTCGCTCGCCGCGCTGCAGCGCAGCATCGGCAACGCGGCCGTCGTCCGACTGCTCGGGCGGCAGCTGGAGCCGGAGGAGGCACCGGTCCAGCGCTCGACGGTCCACCAGGTACTGCGGTCGCCGGGCCGTCCGCTGGCCGACGGCGTGCGGACGGAGATGGAGGCCCGCCTGGGCGCCGACTTCAGCAGCGTGCGGCTCCACGACGGCCCCGCCGCGGCCCGCTCGGCGGCCGAGATGAGCGCCCGCGCCTACACCTCCGGCGAGCACGTCGTGATCGGCCACGGCGGCGGCGACAAGCACACCCTGGCACACGAGTTGACCCATGTCATCCAGCAGCGGTCGGGCCCGGTGTCCGGCACCGACCACGGGGACGGACTGTCGGTCAGCGACCCCGGCGACCGGTTCGAGCGCGCCGCCGAGGCGAACGCCGTCCGGGCGCTGAGCGGGCCCGTGCCCGAAGCCGCCGTCCAACGGGCCGCCGCCCACTCCCCGTCCGCAGCGCCGGAGCTGCCGGTGCAGCGGGCGTTCGCCGGCGCCCCGTACGTCAACTACGGCGGGGTGAACGGCAACGGCGTCGGTACCACCATGCACGCCGAACTCTGGCCGGGGCAGCTCGGGAAGGGCTCGGCACCCCAGGAGCAGCCGTCCTGGTGGCCCAAGGGCGGAGCGACCGGCACCTGGTTCCAGAACTTCATGGTGCAGGGACACCTGCTCAACCACAACGTCGGCGGCCCCGGCGTCATGAAGAACATGACGCCGATCACCGCGTCCGCGAACTCGGCGCACCACGCCAAGGTCGAGAAGAGTGTCAAGGACGAGGTGCTGAACAAGGGCCACGTGGTCGAGTACGACGTGAAGGCCGACTACAGCACCCACCCCGCCGCCAAGGATTTCAAGACCGGCGACGCCAACGTGGACGCCGACATCGACGCCAACTACGCCGCCAAGCTTGCCGGCAAGATCCACGCCGAGTACACCATCTACGACACCAACGGCAACGAACTGCGCGGCGACGCCTGGGAGATCGAGAACAACCGACTGAAGAACTGA
- a CDS encoding 1,2-dihydroxy-3-keto-5-methylthiopentene dioxygenase — protein sequence MTVLQIMTDSGRETLLRTTDPARIGTELAAHGVEFRRWPTDHLLPAAADQDTVLALYRDQVDRLCAQRGFRLVDVARMQPRTDDPDWAAQAAAARRKFLSEHRHSEDEVRFFVEGRGCFYLHLENRVYAVVCEAGDLLSVPAGTKHWYDMGEVPHFCAIRFFEEDDGWVGDFTEDPVAERIPSLDDLMSRVGV from the coding sequence ATGACAGTCCTGCAGATCATGACCGACAGCGGTCGGGAGACGCTCCTGCGCACCACCGACCCGGCACGGATCGGAACGGAACTCGCTGCACACGGAGTGGAGTTCCGGCGCTGGCCCACCGATCACCTCCTTCCCGCGGCGGCGGACCAGGACACGGTCCTGGCCCTGTACCGGGACCAGGTCGACCGGCTCTGTGCGCAGCGCGGGTTCCGGCTGGTGGACGTGGCACGGATGCAGCCCCGCACCGACGACCCGGATTGGGCGGCTCAGGCCGCCGCCGCGCGACGGAAGTTCCTGAGCGAGCACCGGCACAGTGAGGATGAGGTGCGGTTCTTCGTCGAGGGACGCGGCTGCTTCTACCTGCACCTGGAGAATCGCGTGTACGCCGTCGTGTGCGAGGCGGGAGACCTTCTGTCGGTGCCGGCCGGAACCAAGCACTGGTACGACATGGGAGAGGTGCCGCACTTCTGCGCCATCCGCTTCTTCGAGGAGGACGACGGATGGGTCGGTGACTTCACCGAGGACCCGGTGGCCGAGCGGATTCCCTCCTTGGACGACCTGATGTCACGGGTCGGCGTATGA
- a CDS encoding NAD(P)-dependent oxidoreductase — translation MSTIRRVSILKETRAGEKRVILLPSQAKQFVDAGYDVLVEAGAGENTGAPDEEYKSAGAQITGTEEAWRGSDLVLKYKAPGPHEYQYLRDGLHLGAFFHAEGNPGLTRALLDSGTHAYAYEFFRTPDGVFPLAVPDSEISGKLAVLFAAYHLQSHLGGRGVLLADMPQVAPPRVVVIGYGNAGAAAARTARALGADVVVLGTNRERLRRFEASLPGVTCLLNTPETLEREVLQADLVVGAILISTYDTPAMVDEGLVRRMKRGSMIVDVTVGYGSGYLPTFDRQTTHESPVYERFGVLHCKIDAMPGSVPYTASRAVSPLIAPYLIRLGEAVHTGEPDPTSAEGLITSGGRITHQEIERHMRQAGVTGSGDDH, via the coding sequence ATGAGCACGATCAGGCGTGTGTCCATCCTGAAGGAGACCCGCGCGGGGGAGAAGCGGGTCATACTCCTCCCGTCCCAGGCCAAGCAGTTCGTCGACGCCGGGTACGACGTGCTGGTCGAGGCCGGGGCCGGCGAGAACACCGGCGCCCCGGACGAGGAGTACAAGAGCGCGGGAGCCCAGATCACCGGCACGGAAGAGGCATGGCGGGGAAGCGACCTGGTGTTGAAGTACAAGGCTCCCGGGCCGCATGAGTACCAGTACCTGCGGGACGGCCTGCACCTCGGAGCCTTCTTCCACGCGGAGGGCAATCCCGGGCTCACCCGGGCGCTGCTGGACTCCGGAACCCACGCCTACGCCTACGAGTTCTTCCGCACTCCGGACGGCGTGTTCCCGCTGGCCGTGCCGGACAGTGAGATCTCCGGCAAGCTGGCGGTCCTCTTCGCCGCCTACCACCTGCAAAGCCACCTCGGCGGACGGGGCGTGCTGCTCGCGGACATGCCGCAAGTGGCCCCGCCGCGGGTGGTGGTCATCGGATACGGCAACGCGGGAGCCGCTGCCGCCCGCACCGCACGGGCACTGGGCGCCGATGTCGTCGTCCTTGGCACCAACCGGGAACGGCTGCGCCGGTTCGAGGCCTCCCTCCCCGGCGTGACCTGTCTGCTCAACACCCCGGAGACACTGGAGCGCGAAGTGCTCCAGGCCGATCTCGTCGTGGGGGCCATCCTCATCTCCACCTACGACACCCCGGCCATGGTCGACGAGGGACTCGTCCGCCGCATGAAGCGAGGGTCGATGATCGTCGACGTCACCGTCGGCTACGGCAGCGGCTATCTGCCGACCTTCGACCGGCAGACCACCCACGAGTCGCCCGTGTACGAACGGTTCGGCGTGCTGCACTGCAAGATCGACGCCATGCCCGGTTCCGTGCCGTACACCGCCTCCCGCGCGGTGAGCCCGCTGATCGCGCCCTATCTCATCCGGCTCGGGGAGGCCGTCCACACCGGTGAGCCGGACCCCACCTCTGCGGAGGGCCTGATCACCAGCGGCGGCCGGATCACCCACCAGGAGATCGAACGCCACATGCGGCAGGCAGGTGTGACGGGATCCGGCGATGACCACTGA
- the mtnC gene encoding acireductone synthase has product MTTAVILDVEGTTSATVHVHDVLFPYARDRIASWVAEHGHEPAVRAVIEDVHRITGHQSASQDSAVRTLIEWADQDRKSEPLKRLQGMIWAEGYARGDISGHIYWDTLLAMGTWFERGLRVFIYSSGSVRAQREWFSHSQFGDLSRWIHGYFDLRTAGPKDSEDSYRRICDTIGVRASDGVFVSDSITELDAAADAGLRTAWIVRPEERRRPDTKEGTRAPRHPAHRHLLALTEAGALDGP; this is encoded by the coding sequence ATGACCACAGCCGTCATCCTCGACGTGGAGGGCACCACGAGCGCGACCGTCCACGTGCACGACGTTCTCTTCCCCTACGCCAGGGACAGGATCGCCTCATGGGTGGCGGAGCACGGGCACGAGCCCGCAGTCCGCGCGGTCATCGAGGACGTCCACCGGATCACCGGGCACCAGTCCGCCAGTCAGGACTCCGCGGTACGCACCCTCATCGAATGGGCGGACCAGGACCGCAAGTCGGAACCCCTCAAACGCCTCCAGGGCATGATCTGGGCCGAGGGCTATGCGCGCGGCGACATCTCCGGGCACATTTACTGGGACACCCTGCTGGCGATGGGCACCTGGTTCGAACGCGGACTGCGCGTCTTCATCTACTCCTCGGGCTCGGTCCGCGCGCAGCGGGAGTGGTTCTCCCACAGCCAGTTCGGCGATCTGAGCCGCTGGATACACGGCTACTTCGACCTGCGCACCGCCGGGCCGAAGGACAGCGAGGACTCCTACCGAAGGATCTGCGACACCATCGGGGTGCGGGCCTCCGACGGCGTATTCGTCTCCGACAGCATCACCGAGCTCGACGCGGCGGCGGACGCGGGACTGCGCACCGCCTGGATCGTCCGGCCGGAGGAACGGCGACGGCCGGACACCAAGGAGGGCACACGGGCGCCACGCCATCCGGCGCACCGCCATCTGCTGGCCCTCACGGAGGCGGGAGCCCTCGATGGACCGTGA
- a CDS encoding zeta toxin family protein, with product MATAEALSQLGILDVGDDFKAQHPDYFQLLRDDPRSTGAAIRADYRTWFAQAEQHVRVWRSSSPVRCRTRS from the coding sequence GTGGCGACGGCGGAGGCACTGAGTCAGCTCGGGATCCTGGACGTCGGCGACGACTTCAAGGCCCAGCACCCCGACTACTTCCAGCTGCTGCGCGACGATCCCCGCAGCACCGGGGCGGCGATCCGCGCCGACTACCGCACCTGGTTCGCCCAAGCCGAGCAGCACGTCCGTGTGTGGAGGAGCTCTTCGCCAGTGCGCTGCCGTACGCGAAGCTGA
- a CDS encoding class I SAM-dependent methyltransferase translates to MTTEALIWFDRPAAEAAPSVEYAERARFYEVEYRTDIDRPFLRALLTPEVGSVLEIPCGAGRNLDWLAVSGRQVVCADIEPAMVERVRERITAAGAGERVSAVVADLCELDLGRRFDLILVPQEAFQLLAEPGQAERALHRLAQHLTDDGTLLLDLHTFQADRSGEQSPLPDYFDPAIPAGELTVEWTRPVDGHRWLSRARRQYDEGTVVRVEYHYQLGTGDRLIRSWRSRIRLRRHTLGELRSLAARSGLCVTRVASDYDGTPHTPGAARLVTLLQPTNHPE, encoded by the coding sequence ATGACCACTGAGGCGCTTATCTGGTTCGACCGGCCCGCCGCCGAGGCCGCGCCGTCCGTCGAGTATGCCGAGCGCGCCCGGTTCTACGAGGTCGAGTACCGCACCGACATCGACCGTCCCTTCCTGCGTGCACTGCTCACCCCCGAGGTGGGCTCGGTCCTGGAGATCCCCTGTGGAGCCGGCCGTAACCTGGACTGGCTCGCGGTCAGCGGCCGTCAGGTCGTCTGCGCCGACATCGAGCCCGCCATGGTGGAGCGTGTGCGGGAGCGGATCACCGCCGCCGGTGCCGGCGAGCGCGTCAGCGCCGTGGTCGCCGACCTGTGCGAACTGGATCTCGGACGCAGGTTCGACCTCATCCTCGTACCGCAGGAGGCCTTCCAACTGCTCGCCGAGCCCGGCCAGGCCGAGCGCGCGCTGCACCGGCTGGCGCAGCACCTCACGGACGACGGCACTCTCCTGCTCGACCTGCACACCTTCCAAGCCGACCGTTCCGGCGAACAGTCCCCCCTGCCGGACTACTTCGACCCGGCCATCCCGGCCGGAGAACTCACCGTCGAGTGGACCAGGCCGGTGGACGGCCATCGCTGGCTGAGCCGTGCGCGGCGGCAGTACGACGAGGGCACCGTGGTCCGTGTCGAGTACCACTACCAACTGGGCACGGGCGACCGGCTGATCCGCTCCTGGCGGTCGCGGATCCGGCTGCGCCGCCACACCCTGGGCGAGCTGCGGTCACTGGCCGCCCGCTCGGGGCTCTGCGTCACCCGGGTGGCGAGCGACTACGACGGCACCCCCCACACCCCAGGAGCCGCACGTCTCGTCACCCTCCTACAACCCACAAACCATCCGGAGTAG
- the tap gene encoding telomere-associated protein Tap, translating into MSELFDAVDALLASRAPLPPPEERKRLRRAHGLTVEEVAAALKVRRATVSGWESGKTEPRPPERDAYARLLDGLAKLYPAPANTAAPSEDTAVPETCTSPAAPAPEARTSSAGQTSEAAAMTTAENTPSRPAPAAAPRPARTTRSTSASRRPGAKKAAPAGTPAGGTDPRFANGPLAVIDVDADGQVLAYCTGGLVLEVPAKSIPALVEWTLTEGKLGQPKLSGPGKDADPLLVLTEAALERYGLPVALTEEERLAGRLPEGHKVIKQLARAEWKLTKRGFGPWARIYRPAQGAERACVQLCIPSWHALDTRHWGHAGQLPPAELARVLGVYASRVMTPRGSTAVTGLELMTALHPPTRASEPDGSGKRHSEHNPGSLGKDPVDPAPCEAPDGHPVLKDLPRFHVRGPSEKLFEEAYDWARPMTDAECTLRHLVGIDVNMAFAAGANGLTVGLGAPTHITNPVFDPKLPGSWLVDLSHVDLSKVKVGKEWVELDGSLLPSPFTPKGERPTGPAWYATPTVAYAAELGYEVHPTEAWVRYDNGRYLDGWYNRLRDAYLATMADLGVHADMAPADFLAAMDGYKNRDPELAIVVSAIKATVKGGLGKLRERPRGEGWRPGEPWRALSRPTWRPDIRAAVISRTRINLHRKIVKHAAFTGQYPIAILSDCVVYASNGPSPLDFLPYRDGKPLPGGFKLGINPGLVKHEGTQTVLWGEEVRERFNAPELNLARYIKDGTVTDVDNGE; encoded by the coding sequence ATGTCCGAGTTGTTCGACGCCGTCGATGCGCTGCTCGCGTCCCGCGCCCCGCTCCCGCCGCCCGAAGAGCGCAAGCGCCTGCGCAGGGCCCACGGCCTGACCGTGGAGGAGGTGGCCGCCGCGCTGAAGGTGCGCCGGGCCACGGTCAGCGGCTGGGAGTCCGGCAAGACCGAGCCGCGGCCACCGGAGCGCGACGCGTACGCCCGCCTCCTCGACGGGCTCGCGAAGCTCTACCCCGCCCCGGCCAACACCGCCGCCCCGAGCGAGGACACGGCGGTGCCCGAGACATGCACCAGCCCGGCAGCTCCGGCGCCCGAAGCGCGAACTTCGTCCGCAGGACAGACGTCCGAGGCTGCGGCCATGACTACTGCCGAGAACACCCCGTCCCGTCCCGCCCCGGCAGCCGCTCCGCGCCCGGCCCGTACCACCAGGAGCACGTCGGCGTCACGCCGCCCGGGCGCGAAGAAGGCCGCCCCCGCCGGCACCCCGGCGGGCGGTACCGACCCGCGCTTCGCCAACGGTCCCCTCGCGGTCATCGACGTCGACGCGGACGGGCAGGTCCTGGCGTACTGCACCGGCGGCCTGGTCCTGGAGGTGCCCGCCAAGTCCATTCCGGCACTGGTGGAGTGGACGCTCACCGAGGGAAAGCTCGGCCAGCCGAAACTGTCCGGCCCCGGCAAGGACGCCGACCCGCTGCTCGTGCTCACCGAAGCCGCCCTGGAACGCTACGGCCTCCCGGTCGCCCTCACGGAGGAGGAGCGGCTCGCCGGGCGCCTGCCCGAGGGCCACAAGGTCATCAAGCAGCTCGCGCGTGCGGAGTGGAAGCTGACCAAGCGCGGCTTCGGCCCGTGGGCGCGGATCTACCGCCCCGCCCAGGGGGCGGAGCGGGCCTGCGTGCAGCTGTGCATCCCGTCCTGGCACGCGCTGGACACCCGGCACTGGGGCCACGCCGGGCAGCTCCCGCCGGCCGAGCTCGCACGCGTGCTGGGCGTGTACGCCTCCCGCGTGATGACACCGCGCGGCTCCACGGCCGTGACCGGCCTGGAGCTGATGACCGCCCTGCACCCGCCGACCCGGGCCTCCGAGCCGGACGGGTCGGGGAAGCGGCACTCCGAGCACAACCCCGGCAGCCTGGGCAAGGACCCGGTCGACCCGGCGCCCTGCGAGGCCCCCGACGGCCACCCCGTCCTCAAGGACCTACCCCGCTTCCACGTCCGCGGCCCCAGCGAGAAGCTCTTCGAGGAGGCGTACGACTGGGCACGCCCGATGACCGACGCCGAGTGCACCCTGCGCCACCTGGTCGGCATCGACGTCAACATGGCCTTCGCCGCCGGCGCCAACGGCCTCACCGTCGGCCTCGGCGCCCCGACGCACATCACGAACCCGGTGTTCGACCCGAAGCTGCCCGGCTCCTGGCTGGTAGACCTCTCCCACGTCGACCTGTCGAAGGTGAAGGTCGGCAAGGAATGGGTGGAGCTGGACGGCAGCCTTCTGCCAAGCCCGTTCACACCGAAGGGCGAGCGCCCGACCGGCCCGGCCTGGTACGCGACGCCCACCGTCGCCTACGCGGCGGAGCTCGGCTACGAGGTGCACCCGACCGAGGCGTGGGTCCGGTACGACAACGGCCGCTACCTGGACGGCTGGTACAACCGGCTCCGAGACGCCTACCTCGCCACGATGGCCGACCTCGGCGTGCACGCCGACATGGCGCCGGCGGACTTCCTCGCCGCGATGGACGGCTACAAGAACCGCGACCCGGAGCTCGCGATCGTCGTCTCGGCGATCAAGGCGACGGTCAAGGGCGGCCTGGGCAAGCTGCGCGAGCGGCCCCGCGGCGAGGGGTGGCGGCCGGGTGAGCCGTGGCGGGCCCTGTCCCGCCCGACGTGGCGGCCGGACATCCGCGCGGCGGTCATCTCCCGCACCCGGATCAACCTCCACCGCAAGATCGTCAAGCACGCGGCGTTCACCGGGCAGTACCCCATCGCGATCCTGTCCGACTGCGTCGTCTACGCCTCGAATGGGCCGAGCCCGCTGGACTTCCTGCCCTACCGGGACGGCAAGCCGCTCCCTGGCGGCTTCAAGCTCGGCATCAACCCCGGCCTGGTCAAGCACGAAGGCACCCAGACCGTCCTGTGGGGCGAGGAGGTCCGCGAGCGGTTCAACGCCCCGGAACTCAACCTCGCCCGGTACATCAAGGACGGCACCGTCACCGACGTCGACAACGGAGAGTAG
- the speD gene encoding adenosylmethionine decarboxylase — protein sequence MSVVAESVERQTGEYKDDGYGLRYAGVHVIIDLWGARRLNDEQVVTRAMREAVEACGATLLELKIHRFAPQGLTGVAILSESHLSIHCWPENGYAAIDVFTCGDSDPRQAIPILRAAFDPEHVQVTEHKRGINVMAA from the coding sequence GTGTCCGTAGTCGCAGAATCCGTGGAACGGCAGACCGGTGAATACAAGGATGACGGCTACGGCCTGCGCTACGCGGGAGTGCACGTCATCATCGACCTGTGGGGAGCCCGGCGCCTCAACGACGAACAGGTTGTCACCCGCGCCATGCGGGAAGCCGTCGAGGCCTGTGGAGCCACCCTGCTGGAGCTCAAGATCCACCGTTTCGCCCCCCAGGGCCTTACCGGCGTCGCCATCCTCAGCGAGTCCCACCTGTCCATCCACTGCTGGCCCGAGAACGGCTACGCCGCCATCGATGTGTTCACCTGCGGTGACTCCGATCCGCGCCAGGCCATACCGATCCTGCGTGCGGCTTTCGATCCCGAACACGTGCAGGTCACCGAGCACAAGCGCGGCATCAACGTCATGGCCGCCTGA